The Clostridium septicum genome contains a region encoding:
- the lepB gene encoding signal peptidase I translates to MLEKFQELLKSKSKEKSEKGKKSSNLTDYFKIIGLSLIVALLINKFLIFKAQIPTSSMVPTLNVGDVLLVNKLYNLDSLKRGDIVVFFSNENNEYMVKRLIGLPGDYVSINNGKVYVNGEYLEENYVKFEDEYIGSYTVPEDKYFFLGDNRPISLDSRRWKETCIDKKDIVGLVNFRLYPIKDIGNIK, encoded by the coding sequence ATGCTTGAAAAATTCCAAGAACTTTTAAAATCAAAATCAAAAGAAAAGTCAGAAAAAGGAAAAAAATCAAGTAATTTAACAGATTATTTTAAGATAATTGGGTTATCATTAATAGTAGCACTATTAATAAATAAGTTTTTAATATTTAAAGCTCAAATACCCACCTCATCTATGGTCCCAACATTAAATGTAGGAGATGTTTTATTAGTTAATAAGTTATACAATCTAGATTCTTTAAAGCGGGGAGACATAGTAGTATTTTTTTCAAATGAAAATAATGAGTATATGGTAAAAAGGTTAATAGGATTACCTGGAGATTATGTGTCAATAAACAATGGAAAAGTATATGTAAATGGAGAGTATTTAGAAGAGAACTATGTAAAGTTTGAAGATGAATATATTGGAAGCTATACAGTTCCAGAAGATAAATATTTCTTTTTAGGAGATAATCGACCTATATCATTAGATTCAAGAAGGTGGAAAGAAACTTGTATAGATAAGAAAGATATAGTAGGTTTAGTAAACTTTAGATTATATCCAATTAAAGATATAGGTAATATAAAGTAA
- a CDS encoding hydrolase, with protein sequence MGVKKVKLVPEIKGTLRSHVIEVPTCIRECSGIKIFGKRIKSLLFTTDVAIIRNTNADAIIAVYPFTPQPLITQALVMAADVPIFCGVGGGITQGKRVVNLALDAEFKGAMGVVVNAPTANSIVKKIRETIDIPVIVTVVSECENIRERIESGATILNVSGGKNTARIVREIRAEFPDFPIIATGGPTEETIMETIEAGANAITYTPPVTGDIMSNLMDKYRG encoded by the coding sequence GTGGGGGTTAAAAAGGTAAAACTAGTTCCAGAAATAAAAGGTACTTTACGAAGTCATGTTATTGAAGTTCCAACTTGTATTAGAGAATGTAGTGGCATAAAGATATTTGGTAAAAGAATAAAATCTTTATTATTTACTACAGATGTTGCAATAATAAGAAACACAAATGCAGATGCAATAATTGCTGTTTATCCATTTACTCCTCAGCCACTTATAACTCAAGCTTTAGTTATGGCTGCCGATGTACCAATATTTTGTGGAGTTGGTGGAGGAATAACTCAAGGGAAGAGGGTTGTAAACCTTGCATTAGATGCAGAATTTAAAGGTGCAATGGGGGTAGTTGTAAATGCACCTACAGCAAATAGTATAGTTAAGAAAATAAGAGAAACTATAGATATACCTGTTATAGTAACAGTAGTTTCAGAGTGTGAAAATATAAGGGAAAGAATAGAATCAGGGGCTACTATTCTTAATGTATCAGGAGGAAAGAATACAGCTAGGATAGTTAGGGAGATAAGAGCTGAATTTCCGGATTTTCCAATAATAGCTACAGGAGGACCTACAGAAGAAACTATAATGGAAACTATAGAGGCAGGTGCAAATGCAATAACATATACTCCACCAGTTACAGGAGATATAATGAGTAATCTTATGGATAAATATAGAGGATAA
- a CDS encoding NAD(+) diphosphatase, producing the protein MRFKFCPLCGRELEEKYSFDEGGVPYCKYDDIMFFDTPKPCIMVAVIKNDEILLLKQSYIFKNSKVLLSGYVSHNETVEETVYREVKEESGLDISNIQYLGSDFVKDKEILMLTFMAKYESGDIIKSTEVEAMAWCKLETALDEMKEDKIGSKVVSKVLNNINY; encoded by the coding sequence ATGAGATTTAAATTTTGTCCTTTATGTGGAAGAGAATTAGAAGAAAAGTATAGCTTTGATGAAGGTGGAGTACCATATTGTAAATATGATGATATTATGTTTTTTGATACTCCAAAACCTTGCATAATGGTTGCGGTAATAAAGAATGATGAAATATTACTTTTAAAGCAAAGTTATATATTTAAAAATTCAAAGGTATTATTATCTGGATATGTTTCACATAATGAGACAGTAGAAGAAACAGTTTATAGAGAAGTAAAAGAAGAATCAGGTTTAGATATATCTAACATCCAATATTTGGGTTCTGATTTTGTTAAAGATAAAGAAATTCTAATGTTAACTTTTATGGCTAAGTACGAATCAGGAGATATTATTAAATCTACAGAGGTAGAGGCAATGGCTTGGTGTAAATTAGAAACAGCATTAGATGAGATGAAGGAAGATAAGATAGGAAGTAAGGTTGTAAGTAAGGTATTAAATAATATAAATTATTAA
- a CDS encoding DUF1576 domain-containing protein → MSIKKKLYPPYTVLIIMYVFFIIFAFAVNSPKEILSGLKNILFTPDILITDYIEIGGIGATFVNAALTSLASIAILVLIGIKPNGSTIMALYLMTGFSFFGKNILNIWPIMIGVYLFSKYQKEPFLNYTLVALLATTLAPTVSQLSFTGHFSQFGGILLGYGLGIFTGFILSPIASHCIKSHNGYNLYNIGFAGGLLATLLMSILRSIGINFDTRLIWHTGSNKIFSIFLFIISIYLIIVGLIYGNNNKNKLISISKQPGRLISDFYILFGETSYINMGILGIASTVFVLLIKGDLNGPTMAAIFTIMGFGCFGKHLRNITPIIIGASIASLLHISPINSPNLILSILFSTALAPISGKFGWKFGILAGFLHLNIVTNIGYLHGGLNLYNNGLAAGFVAMILIPLITTFKEEK, encoded by the coding sequence ATGTCAATAAAGAAAAAACTTTATCCCCCCTATACTGTATTAATAATAATGTATGTTTTCTTTATTATTTTTGCTTTTGCAGTTAACTCTCCAAAAGAAATTTTATCTGGATTAAAAAATATTTTATTTACACCAGATATTTTAATAACAGATTACATTGAAATCGGTGGTATAGGGGCAACATTTGTAAATGCAGCGCTTACAAGCTTAGCTTCTATAGCAATTTTAGTTCTCATAGGTATAAAACCTAATGGTTCTACTATTATGGCTTTATATCTTATGACTGGATTCTCATTCTTCGGGAAAAATATACTAAATATTTGGCCAATTATGATTGGTGTTTATTTATTTTCTAAATATCAAAAGGAACCTTTCTTAAACTATACCCTTGTTGCTTTACTTGCAACTACTTTAGCTCCAACAGTGAGTCAATTAAGCTTTACAGGACATTTTTCTCAATTTGGTGGAATACTCCTTGGCTATGGCTTAGGAATTTTTACAGGATTTATACTTTCGCCTATTGCTTCTCACTGTATAAAATCTCATAATGGATATAATTTATATAATATAGGTTTTGCTGGTGGACTTTTAGCCACTCTTTTAATGTCAATTTTAAGAAGCATTGGAATAAATTTTGACACTAGACTTATATGGCATACTGGCTCTAATAAAATTTTCTCTATATTTTTATTTATAATTTCTATATATTTAATTATTGTAGGATTAATCTATGGTAATAATAATAAAAATAAATTAATTTCAATTAGTAAACAACCTGGTAGATTAATTAGTGATTTTTATATTCTTTTTGGTGAAACTTCTTATATTAATATGGGAATTTTAGGTATAGCTTCTACAGTATTTGTTCTTTTAATAAAGGGTGATTTAAATGGACCTACAATGGCTGCTATTTTTACTATAATGGGCTTTGGATGTTTTGGTAAACACTTAAGAAATATTACACCAATTATAATTGGAGCATCTATTGCTTCTTTATTACATATTTCACCTATAAATTCACCAAACTTAATATTATCAATATTATTTTCAACTGCACTTGCTCCTATATCAGGTAAATTCGGTTGGAAATTTGGAATACTTGCAGGATTTTTACACTTAAATATAGTTACTAATATAGGCTATCTTCATGGTGGTTTAAATTTATATAATAATGGATTGGCAGCTGGATTCGTAGCAATGATATTAATACCATTAATTACAACATTCAAGGAGGAAAAATAA
- a CDS encoding IS256 family transposase, producing the protein MTRKIDTNFDYNEEIKRCKTIDDVMGKNGLIQRLVKDVLENILEGEMEEHLGRNKYERVEAVDQTKKNYRNGYSRKNLRSSFGDVDLDVPRDRNAEFEPQIIKKYETVCTELDKKIISLYAKGMSTSDIQAEIEDLYGITISPSMVSKITDKVLASAAEWQNRALDKIYPIVYLDAMYFKVRSNGKIVNKAVYICLGYTMEGYKDILGIWVDEAEGAKFWLGICNDLKNRGVKEILIACMDGLKGLPQAIKTVFPSVNIQTCIVHQIRNSIKYIASKDKKAFMKDLKEVYKATTEELALAQLDNLKERWGDKYGIVIDSWYNNWSNLSTFFDFSPTIRKMIYTTNILEGFNRQIRKFTKVRVIFPTDESLNKCVYLATMEILEKWTQPIHNWGATLAELSIIFEDQLKDELA; encoded by the coding sequence ATGACAAGAAAAATTGATACCAACTTTGATTACAACGAGGAAATTAAAAGATGTAAAACAATCGATGATGTGATGGGTAAAAACGGATTAATACAAAGATTAGTTAAAGATGTTCTTGAAAATATATTAGAAGGTGAAATGGAAGAACATCTAGGAAGAAATAAATATGAACGTGTAGAAGCAGTTGATCAAACTAAGAAGAACTACAGGAATGGTTATAGTCGCAAAAATTTAAGAAGTTCCTTCGGTGACGTCGACCTAGACGTACCCCGTGATAGAAATGCTGAATTTGAGCCACAAATTATAAAAAAATATGAAACTGTGTGTACTGAGTTAGATAAAAAGATTATATCTTTATATGCTAAAGGTATGTCAACATCTGATATTCAGGCTGAAATTGAAGACTTATATGGAATAACTATATCACCATCGATGGTATCTAAAATAACTGATAAAGTGCTTGCTAGCGCCGCCGAATGGCAAAATAGAGCATTAGATAAAATATATCCAATAGTTTATTTAGATGCTATGTACTTTAAAGTTAGAAGTAATGGAAAGATAGTTAACAAGGCTGTCTATATATGCTTAGGATACACTATGGAAGGATATAAAGATATTTTAGGTATATGGGTTGATGAAGCTGAAGGTGCTAAATTCTGGTTAGGAATTTGCAATGATTTAAAAAATAGAGGTGTAAAAGAAATTTTAATTGCTTGTATGGATGGATTAAAAGGGCTTCCACAAGCTATAAAAACAGTATTTCCATCAGTAAATATTCAAACATGTATTGTTCATCAAATAAGAAATTCAATAAAATACATAGCTTCAAAAGATAAAAAAGCATTTATGAAAGATTTGAAGGAGGTTTATAAGGCTACAACAGAGGAACTTGCGTTAGCACAGCTAGATAATTTAAAGGAGAGATGGGGAGATAAATATGGAATAGTAATAGATTCCTGGTATAATAATTGGAGTAACCTTTCAACATTTTTCGACTTCTCTCCAACTATAAGAAAGATGATTTATACTACAAATATCTTAGAAGGTTTTAATCGTCAAATACGTAAATTCACTAAAGTTAGAGTCATATTCCCAACTGATGAATCTTTAAATAAGTGTGTTTACTTAGCAACGATGGAGATACTAGAAAAATGGACTCAGCCTATACATAATTGGGGTGCTACGTTAGCAGAGCTATCAATAATATTTGAAGATCAATTAAAAGATGAATTAGCTTAA
- a CDS encoding HelD family protein — protein sequence MDRIEFLKEEQNLEETLEVLNAEILNYIDKRKGIVDYILDYRKKFVEEYKDDEDKLIEYFDHERYVKEEAYRTIDRKLSEFTKLKESPYFGKIIFTDEGVAETAYIGRYGLTPEGSYEPKIVDWRAPVASLFYKGMLGKTSYKSPVGEISVDILGRRQLMVKKAKLEGYFDSDVNVQDEILQMVLSSNSGEKLRDIVMTIQKEQDEIIRAERNKIVVVNGVAGSGKTTIALHRIAYLLYNYREQLTDKVLILGPNDIFMDYISEVLPTLGETAVRNETFLSFAYKEIGLEEPVVGLTAYLEEVLKNNEEAIEEIKYKSSKEFIEFLDFNIGIFENQYFKPEAVKFFGEEIVGLEEIEELFNKHYKYMPLFRRGQKIKRILISKIKDKRDEKVREINKDAKEKLASLTPEQLLIEENNIEFQRRIAIREVVREVMNARLRLDAWIENDSIVDIYKELVNKNVLSYLDLPAILYLMVKLDGKKVRNEIKHIVVDEAQDYNYLQFLVLKELTGCKSYTIVGDANQRLIKAEEVPAMLRLKDLFGGFVNLFELNKSYRSTFQIMDYANKILDENAIVPFVRKGEFDVLETSVPAEDKEGLIDVLLNLLEDYQEENFDNVAVITKDKEELNKIAKDLKSKINILAFDSEDVVYRGGKVIVPSYFAKGLEFDGVIVVDFDENTNDLIKYIMCTRALHRLSVVKVKNK from the coding sequence TTGGATAGAATAGAATTTTTAAAAGAAGAACAAAATTTAGAAGAAACTTTAGAAGTTTTAAATGCTGAAATATTAAATTATATTGATAAAAGAAAGGGTATAGTTGATTATATTCTTGATTATAGAAAGAAGTTTGTTGAAGAATATAAAGATGATGAAGATAAGTTAATAGAGTATTTTGATCATGAAAGATATGTTAAAGAAGAAGCATATAGGACTATAGATAGAAAATTATCAGAGTTTACAAAGCTTAAAGAGTCACCTTACTTTGGAAAAATTATATTTACAGATGAAGGTGTAGCAGAGACAGCTTATATAGGAAGATATGGATTAACACCAGAAGGAAGTTACGAACCTAAAATAGTTGACTGGAGAGCTCCAGTGGCATCATTATTCTATAAAGGAATGTTAGGTAAAACAAGTTATAAATCACCTGTAGGAGAAATATCTGTTGATATATTAGGAAGAAGACAACTTATGGTTAAAAAAGCAAAGTTAGAAGGATATTTTGACTCTGATGTAAATGTTCAAGATGAAATTTTGCAAATGGTACTTTCTTCAAACTCAGGGGAAAAGCTTAGAGATATAGTTATGACTATACAAAAGGAGCAAGATGAAATAATAAGAGCTGAAAGAAACAAAATTGTTGTTGTAAATGGTGTAGCAGGTTCAGGTAAAACTACTATAGCATTACATAGAATAGCATATCTTCTATATAATTATAGAGAACAGCTTACAGATAAGGTACTTATATTAGGACCAAATGATATATTTATGGATTATATATCAGAAGTGTTACCAACTCTTGGAGAAACAGCAGTTAGGAATGAAACATTTTTATCATTTGCATATAAAGAAATAGGATTAGAAGAACCAGTTGTAGGATTAACTGCATATTTAGAAGAAGTGCTTAAAAATAATGAAGAAGCTATAGAAGAGATAAAATATAAATCTTCAAAAGAGTTTATAGAATTCTTAGATTTTAATATTGGAATTTTTGAAAATCAATATTTTAAACCAGAAGCAGTTAAATTTTTTGGAGAAGAAATAGTTGGATTAGAAGAAATTGAAGAGTTATTTAATAAACATTATAAATATATGCCTTTATTTAGAAGAGGACAAAAGATAAAGAGGATTTTAATTTCTAAAATAAAAGATAAGAGAGATGAAAAGGTAAGGGAGATAAATAAAGATGCTAAAGAAAAGTTAGCAAGTTTAACTCCAGAACAGTTACTTATAGAAGAAAATAACATAGAGTTCCAAAGAAGAATAGCTATAAGAGAAGTAGTTAGAGAAGTTATGAATGCTAGGCTAAGATTAGATGCATGGATAGAAAATGATAGTATAGTAGACATCTATAAAGAACTTGTAAATAAAAATGTTTTATCATATTTAGATTTACCAGCTATATTATATTTAATGGTTAAGCTTGATGGTAAAAAGGTTAGAAATGAGATAAAACATATAGTTGTGGATGAAGCTCAAGATTATAATTATTTACAGTTCCTAGTGCTTAAAGAGTTAACAGGATGTAAGAGTTATACTATAGTTGGAGATGCTAATCAAAGACTTATAAAGGCAGAAGAAGTTCCAGCAATGCTTAGATTAAAAGATTTATTTGGAGGTTTTGTTAATCTTTTTGAATTAAATAAGAGTTATAGATCAACATTCCAAATAATGGACTATGCTAATAAAATTTTAGATGAAAATGCAATTGTTCCATTTGTTAGAAAAGGTGAATTTGATGTTTTAGAAACTTCAGTACCAGCAGAAGATAAAGAAGGTTTAATAGATGTTCTATTAAATTTATTAGAGGATTATCAAGAAGAGAATTTTGATAATGTTGCTGTAATAACTAAGGATAAAGAAGAATTAAACAAAATAGCAAAGGATTTAAAATCTAAAATAAATATTCTTGCTTTTGATAGCGAAGACGTAGTATATAGAGGGGGAAAGGTAATTGTTCCTTCATATTTTGCTAAAGGTCTTGAATTTGATGGAGTTATAGTAGTAGACTTTGATGAAAACACAAATGATTTAATAAAATATATTATGTGTACAAGAGCTTTACATAGATTATCTGTAGTTAAAGTTAAAAATAAATAA
- the lepB gene encoding signal peptidase I — translation MENSSDKNKSRGFFYEWGIPIIVAVILALAINKYVVFKAYIPSESMVPTLNVDDRLFVTRVYNLDKLKRGDIVVFHSEELQEDLIKRLIGLPGDEVKIVEGEVFVNGEKLSEDYIGAHDKFNGEYKVPEGKYFFLGDNRLWSKDSRYWINPYIDGSEIKGKAQLKVYPFDQIGRVK, via the coding sequence ATGGAAAATAGTAGTGATAAAAATAAAAGTAGAGGTTTTTTCTATGAATGGGGAATACCTATAATTGTAGCAGTTATATTAGCATTAGCTATAAATAAATATGTTGTATTTAAGGCTTATATACCTTCAGAATCAATGGTGCCAACATTAAATGTAGACGATAGACTATTTGTAACAAGAGTGTATAATTTAGATAAGTTAAAAAGAGGAGATATTGTAGTTTTTCACTCTGAAGAATTGCAAGAAGATTTAATAAAAAGACTAATAGGACTTCCAGGAGATGAAGTTAAAATAGTTGAAGGTGAAGTTTTTGTTAATGGGGAAAAATTATCAGAAGATTATATAGGAGCACATGATAAATTTAATGGAGAGTATAAAGTTCCAGAGGGTAAGTATTTCTTTTTAGGAGATAATAGACTTTGGTCAAAAGACTCAAGATACTGGATTAATCCTTATATAGATGGAAGTGAAATAAAAGGTAAAGCTCAATTAAAAGTATATCCATTTGATCAAATAGGTAGAGTTAAATAA
- the lysA gene encoding diaminopimelate decarboxylase, with protein sequence MKLFGAMEIKENELCIGGMKASELVKNYGTPLYVIDEKLIRDNCREYIKSFKCKENGNRVAYAGKAFLTVEMCKLINEEGLYLDVVSGGELYTAYKAEYPLDNIYFHGNNKTLEEIEMGVKLGAGRFIIDNLWELEKVNEIAEKYKKIQKVYLRLTPGIEAHTHDYIKTGQIDSKFGFAPIGDNILNAVKSALAFDNIALVGLHCHIGSQIFDTEPFGDAAEIMLKFIDNIRQETGHIISELDLGGGFGIYYSEGDKPKKTSEYCKVILDRVDKVCNELNLDKPILTIEPGRSIVANAGTTLYTIGSIKEVPGIRKYVAVDGGMTDNIRPALYQAKYEAVLANKITESDEEVVTIAGKCCESGDILIKDIKLPFVYSGDILGIMSTGAYGFSMSNNYNKNLRPAVVFVKDGEGRIVSKRQSYKDLIDSEI encoded by the coding sequence ATGAAATTATTTGGGGCAATGGAAATTAAAGAAAATGAATTATGTATAGGTGGTATGAAAGCTAGTGAGTTAGTTAAAAATTATGGTACGCCATTGTATGTAATAGATGAAAAACTTATAAGGGATAATTGCAGAGAATATATTAAAAGTTTTAAATGTAAGGAAAATGGAAATAGGGTAGCATATGCTGGAAAAGCTTTTTTAACAGTAGAAATGTGTAAATTAATAAATGAAGAAGGACTTTACTTAGATGTAGTATCAGGTGGAGAACTATATACAGCATATAAAGCAGAGTATCCATTAGATAATATTTATTTTCATGGTAACAATAAAACATTAGAAGAAATAGAAATGGGAGTTAAATTAGGAGCAGGAAGATTTATTATTGATAACTTATGGGAGTTAGAGAAGGTAAATGAAATAGCAGAAAAATATAAAAAAATACAAAAGGTGTATTTAAGATTAACTCCAGGAATTGAAGCACATACACATGATTATATAAAGACGGGTCAGATAGATTCAAAGTTTGGTTTTGCACCTATTGGAGATAATATATTAAATGCTGTAAAGTCAGCTTTAGCCTTTGATAATATAGCATTAGTTGGGTTACATTGTCATATAGGATCTCAGATATTTGATACAGAACCTTTTGGTGATGCAGCAGAAATAATGCTTAAATTTATAGATAATATAAGACAAGAAACAGGACATATAATTTCAGAATTAGATTTAGGTGGAGGCTTTGGAATATATTATTCAGAAGGGGATAAGCCTAAAAAAACAAGTGAATACTGCAAGGTAATATTAGATAGGGTAGATAAAGTATGTAATGAATTAAATTTAGATAAACCTATTTTAACAATAGAACCAGGTAGATCAATAGTTGCTAATGCAGGAACTACATTATATACAATAGGTTCAATAAAAGAAGTTCCTGGGATAAGAAAGTATGTAGCTGTAGACGGAGGTATGACTGATAATATAAGACCTGCCTTATATCAAGCTAAATACGAAGCTGTTTTAGCAAATAAAATAACAGAATCAGATGAAGAAGTAGTAACTATAGCAGGAAAATGCTGTGAGTCAGGAGATATTTTGATAAAGGATATTAAGCTTCCTTTTGTTTATAGTGGAGATATATTAGGAATAATGTCAACAGGAGCTTATGGTTTTTCTATGTCAAATAATTATAATAAAAATTTAAGACCAGCAGTAGTATTTGTAAAAGACGGAGAAGGAAGAATAGTATCAAAAAGACAAAGCTATAAAGATTTAATAGATTCTGAAATTTAA
- a CDS encoding DUF3006 domain-containing protein → MDSFIIDRIEENYVVLETEAENIININKDLVKGNFNEGDVLIKKGDIYIVDPILTKNRRDKIKNMMKGMWDE, encoded by the coding sequence ATGGATAGTTTCATTATAGATAGAATAGAAGAAAATTACGTAGTTTTAGAAACAGAAGCTGAAAATATAATAAATATAAATAAAGACTTAGTTAAAGGAAACTTTAATGAAGGTGACGTATTAATAAAAAAAGGGGATATATATATTGTAGATCCTATTTTAACAAAGAATAGAAGAGATAAAATTAAAAATATGATGAAAGGTATGTGGGACGAATAA
- the ftsH gene encoding ATP-dependent zinc metalloprotease FtsH, with translation MNKNTDDNKDKKRQQTIWYVVAAFLFIYAFSSTKNMMTTEEISYNKFLTMIENKEVQEVVLSSSEIQIIPKENEGKKFGKKILYTGNVNDPELVKTLNDAGVDFRSKPVENNFIVDFIMIYILPTLFLFFLFKFVMGKMSKKMGMGGPMMGLGKSNAKIYRENDIKITFNDVAGQDEAKESLKEIIDYLNHAEKYKEIGAKLPKGALLVGPPGTGKTLLAKAVAGEAHVPFFSISGSNFVEMFAGMGAAKVRDLFQEAEKNAPCIIFIDEIDSIGKSRDSQLQSNDEREQTLNQLLTQMDGFDSSKGIVILAATNRPEILDKALLRPGRFDRRVIVDRPDLKGRIAILDVHSKDVKLDESVNLEEIAKGTPGAVGADLANMVNEAALRAVKQGRDTVLQEDLQEAVEVIIAGKEKKDRILSPLEKRIVAFHEVGHALVAAMLEGTDPVHKITIVPRTMGALGYTMQLPEEEKYLVSRDELINQITVMLGGRAAEEEVFNLISTGASNDIERATKTAKSIVTIYGMSERFDMMALESVQNRYLDGRAVRECSDQTSTLIDEEILSIIRNCHKNARKLLNDNRDLLDEISEYLLEKETIFGDEFMEFVFGKYPELRATKGKKEEDSDLGNVIDVVLDMDKE, from the coding sequence ATGAATAAAAATACAGATGATAATAAAGATAAAAAAAGGCAACAGACTATTTGGTATGTAGTTGCAGCATTCTTATTTATATATGCATTTAGTTCAACTAAGAATATGATGACAACAGAGGAGATAAGTTATAATAAATTTTTAACTATGATTGAAAATAAAGAAGTTCAAGAAGTAGTTTTATCCTCAAGTGAAATTCAAATAATTCCCAAAGAAAATGAAGGCAAAAAATTCGGAAAAAAAATATTATATACAGGAAATGTTAATGATCCAGAGCTTGTTAAGACTCTTAATGATGCAGGAGTGGATTTTAGGTCAAAGCCGGTAGAGAATAATTTTATTGTAGATTTTATTATGATTTATATACTTCCAACCCTTTTTCTATTTTTCCTATTTAAATTTGTAATGGGAAAAATGAGTAAAAAAATGGGTATGGGTGGTCCTATGATGGGACTTGGAAAAAGTAATGCGAAAATTTATAGAGAAAATGATATTAAAATAACTTTTAATGATGTGGCAGGTCAAGATGAGGCAAAAGAATCATTGAAAGAAATTATTGATTACTTAAACCATGCAGAAAAGTATAAGGAAATTGGAGCAAAATTGCCTAAGGGAGCCTTACTTGTTGGTCCTCCAGGAACAGGTAAAACATTACTTGCAAAGGCTGTAGCAGGAGAAGCTCATGTACCTTTCTTCTCAATATCAGGTTCAAACTTTGTAGAAATGTTTGCTGGAATGGGAGCTGCAAAGGTAAGGGATTTATTCCAAGAAGCAGAAAAAAATGCTCCTTGTATAATATTTATAGATGAAATTGATTCTATAGGAAAAAGTAGAGATTCACAACTTCAATCTAATGATGAAAGAGAGCAAACATTAAATCAATTATTAACTCAAATGGATGGATTTGATTCATCTAAAGGTATAGTTATTTTAGCGGCAACTAATAGACCAGAAATATTAGATAAAGCTCTTTTAAGACCAGGTAGATTTGATAGAAGAGTTATAGTTGATAGACCAGATTTAAAGGGGAGAATAGCTATATTAGATGTTCACTCTAAAGATGTAAAGCTTGATGAAAGTGTAAACTTAGAAGAAATAGCAAAGGGAACTCCAGGAGCAGTAGGAGCAGATCTTGCTAATATGGTAAACGAAGCAGCGTTAAGAGCAGTTAAACAAGGTAGAGATACTGTGCTTCAAGAAGATTTACAAGAAGCTGTAGAAGTTATAATTGCAGGTAAAGAAAAGAAGGATAGAATACTTTCACCTCTTGAAAAGAGAATTGTGGCATTCCATGAAGTTGGTCACGCTTTAGTTGCAGCTATGCTAGAAGGAACAGATCCTGTTCATAAAATAACAATAGTTCCAAGAACAATGGGTGCACTAGGATATACTATGCAATTACCAGAAGAGGAGAAATACTTAGTTTCTAGAGATGAACTTATAAATCAAATAACAGTAATGTTAGGTGGTAGAGCTGCTGAGGAAGAGGTATTTAATTTAATTTCAACAGGGGCATCAAATGATATAGAGAGAGCTACTAAAACAGCTAAGAGTATAGTTACTATATACGGTATGAGTGAGAGATTTGATATGATGGCTTTAGAGTCAGTACAAAATAGATACCTAGATGGTAGAGCTGTAAGAGAATGTAGTGATCAAACTTCTACTTTAATAGATGAAGAGATTTTGAGTATAATAAGAAATTGCCATAAAAATGCAAGAAAATTATTAAATGATAATAGAGATTTATTAGATGAGATCTCAGAATATCTACTAGAAAAAGAAACTATATTTGGTGATGAATTTATGGAATTTGTATTTGGAAAATATCCAGAACTTAGAGCTACTAAAGGTAAAAAGGAAGAAGATTCAGATTTAGGAAATGTGATTGATGTAGTTTTAGATATGGATAAGGAATAG